TGATCGACCAATCCACCCAGGAAATCGTGGAAACCGCGAAACGTACTGGTGCTCAAGTGCGTGGTCCAATTCCACTGCCTACCCGTAAAGAGCGGTTCACCGTTCTGGTCTCCCCGCACGTCAACAAAGACGCGCGTGACCAGTACGAGATCCGTACTCATAAGCGCGTACTGGACATCGTCCAGCCAACGGATAAAACCGTTGATGCACTTATGAAGCTTGATCTGGCGGCCGGTGTGGAAGTACAGATCAGCCTCGGCTAAGACTTGGGTCTTAGTCGTGTAACGCTCTGAAATGGGCGGCCATAGCGGGTGAAAGCCCCGTACACTCATGAGGTTTACAACATGACTATTGGTGTAGTCGGTCGTAAATGCGGTATGACCCGTATTTTCACCGAAGAAGGTGTCTCCATTCCGGTCACGGTCATTGAGATCGAGCCGAATCGCGTCACCCAGTTCAAAACTGAAGAAACCGATGGCTATCGTGCAGTGCAAGTCACTGTCGGCGAGCGTCGTGCTTCGCGTGTGACTGCTGCTCAAGCAGGTCACTTCGCTAAAGCAAACGTTGCAGCTGGTCGCACTGTTATGGAGTTCCGTCTTGAAGACGGCGACTACCAGGCTGGCGATCTGATCAACGCTGAAATCTTCGCCGCTGGTCAACTGGTTGATGTAACCGGTCAGTCCAAGGGTAAAGGCTTCCAGGGTACGATCAAGCGTTGGAATTTCCGTGGCCAAGACAACACTCACGGTAACTCCGTTTCCCACCGCGTCCCGGGCTCTATTGGCCAGTGCCAGACTCCTGGTCGTGTATTCAAGGGCAAAAAATGTCCGGTCATATGGGCGCTGAGCGCGTGACCGTGCAGTCCCTCGAAGTAGTGCGC
The Pseudomonas poae DNA segment above includes these coding regions:
- a CDS encoding 30S ribosomal protein S10, with the protein product MQNQQIRIRLKAFDHRLIDQSTQEIVETAKRTGAQVRGPIPLPTRKERFTVLVSPHVNKDARDQYEIRTHKRVLDIVQPTDKTVDALMKLDLAAGVEVQISLG